The Cyclopterus lumpus isolate fCycLum1 chromosome 12, fCycLum1.pri, whole genome shotgun sequence genome window below encodes:
- the prrc2b gene encoding protein PRRC2B isoform X6, translating into MSDRLGQITKSKDGKSKYSSLSLFDKYKGKSTENQKNAVVPRHGLQSLGKVAAARRMPPPAHLPSLKSENKGNDPNVIIVPKDGTGWANKQEQPDQKSSIASIPQLPELQPQLASQKSVSNLQKPSLVANQENTNTGGPKQWAQLNGKAVEKDGSRALNRLQPFSHEEFPTLKAAGEQDRAGKERSGFDPSYGPGPSLRPQNVTSWREGGGRNLQPSSLTLGLPADPEGKLTALGENGTPPASSHPPSATVTTSSSVVTAQSPVLDPKEPSLRPAQPVRRTTIPTALQYQLNHTSNAVYHDMLPAFMCSRETREAPGTDHVPATVAAPARFDNKPTFRQGYAKPELVNGDVRRENRFVRAPPRPSSQPIRRPGDRPQRPAIINAEDLKDLDELDHDCEDGWAGLHEEVDYSEKLKFSDDEDDPSGEKKRMWTEWEKERERELQRDCISSLSSGEVSYPQEGPEESYSYQHHHPEQPRKTNSRYLPTDALVQQKIQGEPLADQDDRQSQAPARAKYVSPELLEAVERARRRRDEEERRAREERLAACAEKLKKLDEKFGKTERQTSRTEECQIEGDGKEVPLSPDREQSKGHIENWQYSTKDGSECPQDHSPGQSYREEPAFSNYRASEDDVQEPISPSGDYGGRHPSKPIPPRFQKQPQQPQQPQQPQQPQHHQQQEQVYKMQHWQQSGHPAPSGSSHSQRGYYPPHVLGFDPRWMMMPPFMDPRMTQGRSPVDYYPSAVHSSGMMKPMMHQDHLNSPGSDEGCHSNLHQERRAPSTEPYPMWNQDGYPLRSFTPPYQRPHESSDSGQPDDRNDMACTQQDSYEERATECLSHPRDDIPHHTYQSRGPDREHQHHDQGLLTTAQNHSLIHADSDYPKQDCRDKNQKDGSETHDETSDGSKDNWKRDGGQKQDGGLNNVQSQWSEPTSSSSSNISQPSESTGRTLTRRTGPIKKPVLKALKVEDKENEKPKPEPEEKPVPYRLEKEVLTNVYDLKKDSQPASNRRSASPIVEKQHEERQRQSPAPTKIDRPLSTHSDDSPKESAWDIGKNQSPRESQEIQEPQAPRRNNWIFIDEEQAFGAVRGTGRGRSRGFREFSSRGGTRGGRVGDNLRGAYNNNNNSSGAQRTGRGRASRDLVKVEEFQRGKPRRRNVSETLSETSEYEELPKRRREKGSENGDGYTESGEVRKADRDSWRSNKVYTDDQTAADSREKTKASRGFGGRMLPPRLNTPGSYSRGFGGPRDISTWRGRGPQFSSTGGSMQENGYVPGAETTYSRRPPPVERETLKYPPKFTGSFMENGTEEGEYYFDNDNPDRQMLRRRRPPRQDKPPRFRRLQQPEPGSNQWTSDEYINGDLANPWPGRPKGSGEDNWPSGHYPGGRPSQPGQAEEWETGSENSDFDWREKRGGSGAAAPQGHGDVPSDPGHSEPGSGEKRELCKRSFSSQRPLVERQNRKGEPSLLEVSKMGRTPDNPASSSNRSDSWQNGGTSCKSRNPDESGPVYSIEQPEEREPNEPSGKKFDKELKQGSIRTDITEPLSQYELSGYPIEGDSGGPVSNPDGYQDALSKKQRRPQEDDRRRKEQGSAVPVKNRTIASKIPPRFAKKQGSMSIEQPEEALSSNNLGTEIWETNSSALSVQSSGGDSWTKQVSYTGSEPNSEDSDAGPEQSKEQHKPGPIGNERSLKHRKGSEGVDRLEGGPITPVNGVDLHVDTALPVPPIEFGVSAKDSDFSLQPGSTPVPLSNPVHKLQDALITNTALNQGIPMLRSNHLQPGMNLNPMSFPSADLTLKMESARKAWENSQSLPEQGSPGGVASGIQPPCSIGSSSGVSYSSFGGVSMPPMPVASVAPSMSMQGSHIPPLYLDAHVFPSQTRLVPPSMSQQQTYQQAAAAQQIPISLHTSLQAQAQLGLRGGLPVSQSQEMFNSISSFRSQVYMHPNLSQPSPMVLSGGAPLKGPYSAFPGMQPSDMVKTQSGSHYQPMNGSQQLVYDGQMNQGPGMGSSQLMDSQLIQVTMPLPGSQLRYGSAQQHLILPQSIQLQQGQNLSVGGPRRMMPPGSQPAVMTGSREGSQMEMKGYQFAEKPNHSQGMSGPYRPGSASPIGKPSGPGGPVGPLPPHYAQQVPTVQGSMVMHMRPPPTGPFPNPIQRPVMQLNKPVLIRPPPYPNPGRDLSHSTPPSVPEPPNKGPEDGMKNKTMRELRKAVGEGKTPSGGMTSKLQEPLPSTGQAKPARSGAIKPQAVKVEEARHNNGL; encoded by the exons ATGTCCGATCGTTTGGGGCAAATAACCAAGTCCAAGGATGGGAAAAGCAAGTATTCCTCACTTAGCCTATTTGACAAGTACAAGGGAAAATCAACTGAAAATCAGAAAAACGCAG TAGTTCCGCGACATGGCTTGCAGAGTCTTGGCAAAGTGGCCGCAGCCCGGCGCATGCCCCCGCCTGCTCACCTGCCGAGCTTGAAGTCTGAAAACAAAGGAAACGATCCCAACGTGATTATTGTGCCGAAAGACGGTACAGGATGGGCGAACAAGCAGGAGCAACCCGATCAAAAGAG TTCTATTGCATCAATACCACAGCTGCCGGAGTTGCAGCCACAGCTGGCTTCACAGAAATCTGTCTCCAATCTTCAGAAGCCCTCACTGGTAGCCAACCAagag aacacaaacacaggtggACCAAAGCAATGGGCCCAGCTAAATGGAAAGGCAGTAGAAAAAGATG GTTCAAGGGCCTTAAACCGACTTCAGCCCTTCTCTCACGAGGAATTTCCCACGCTGAAGGCAGCTGGAGAACAGGACAGGGCTGGCAAGGAAAGAAGCGGCTTCGATCCGTCGTATGGGCCCGGACCAAGCCTCCGCCCCCAGA ATGTGACGAGCTGGAGGGAAGGTGGTGGCAGGAACCTTCAGCCCTCGTCCCTGACCCTCGGCTTGCCAGCAGATCCTGAGGGTAAGCTCACTGCCCTGGGTGAGAATGGCACCCCTCCCGCCTCATCTCACCCCCCATCTGCCACCGTGACAACCTCTTCTAGTGTAGTGACGGCTCAGTCACCAGTCCTTGACCCCAAGGAGCCTTCGCTGAGACCCGCCCAGCCTGTCCGCAGAACAACCATCCCTACTGCTCTGCAGTATCAGCTTAATCACACTTCGAATGCTGTCTACCATGACATGTTGCCTGCATTT ATGTGCTCCAGAGAGACACGTGAAGCCCCAGGTACAGACCACGTTCCTGCCACTGTAGCAGCTCCAGCCCGATTTGACAACAAACCTACTTTTAGACAGGGCTATGCCAAACCTGAGCTTGTCAA TGGTGATGTGAGAAGAGAGAACCGCTTTGTTCGCGCTCCACCTCGACCCTCTTCTCAGCCCATCCGCAGGCCTGGTGACAGACCGCAACGTCCAGCCATCATTAATGCAGAGGACCTGAAGGATCTGGATGAACTCGACCATGACTGTGAGGATGGGTGGGCAG GACTCCATGAGGAAGTTGACTATAGTGAGAAGCTTAAGTTCAGTGATGACGAAGATGACCCCTCCGGTGAAAAGAAAAGGATGTG GACTGaatgggagaaggagagggagagagagctccaGCGTGACTGCATATCCTCCCTAAGTTCAGGTGAGGTGTCCTACCCTCAGGAGGGCCCTGAGGAGAGCTATTCCTACCAACACCACCATCCAGAGCAGCCCAGGAAGACCAACAGCAGATATCTCCCTACGGACGCACTG GTCCAGCAGAAAATCCAAGGTGAGCCACTGGCTGACCAAGATGATCGCCAGTCTCAGGCTCCAGCAAGGGCAAAGTACGTGTCACCTGAGCTGCTGGAGGCTGTTGAGAGAGCTCGCAGACGccgggacgaggaggagaggcgtGCCCGTGAGGAACGGCTGGCTGCCTGTGCTGAAAAACTTAAAAAGCTGGATGAGAAGTTTGGGAAGACTGAAAGGCAGACATCAAGAACAGAGGAGTGCCAGATAGAGGGAGATGGCAAAGAGGTTCCACTTTCCCCAGATAGGGAACAGAGTAAAGGCCACATTGAGAACTGGCAGTACAGCACAAAag ATGGAAGTGAGTGTCCCCAAGACCACTCTCCTGGCCAGAGTTATCGCGAGGAACCTGCTTTCTCTAACTACCGTGCCAGTGAGGATGATGTCCAGGAGCCCATCTCCCCCTCCGGAGACTACGGTGGACGTCATCCCTCCAAACCCATCCCACCCCGCTTTCAAAAGCAGCCACAGCAGCCACAGCAGCCACAGCAGCCACAGCAGCCACAGCACCATCAACAGCAG GAACAAGTCTACAAGATGCAGCACTGGCAGCAGTCGGGTCACCCTGCCCCATCTGGCTCAAGCCACAGCCAGCGGGGCTACTATCCCCCACATGTCCtcgggttcgatccccgctggATGATGATGCCTCCTTTCATGGATCCCCGTATGACCCAAGGACGATCTCCTGTTGACTACTACCCCAGTGCTGTCCACTCTTCAG GAATGATGAAACCCATGATGCATCAAGACCACCTGAACAGCCCTGGTTCCGATGAGGGATGCCATTCAAACCTGCACCAGGAGAGGAGAGCCCCTTCCACTGAGCCTTACCCTATGTGGAACCAAGATGGCTACCCCTTGCGCAGCTTCACTCCACCTTACCAGAGACCGCATGAAAGCTCAGACAGTGGTCAGCCCGATGACAG AAATGATATGGCCTGCACCCAACAGGACTCCTATGAAGAGAGGGCCACTGAGTGCTTGAGCCACCCCCGAGATGATATCCCCCATCATACTTACCAGAGTCGAGGCCCAGACAGAGAACACCAACACCATGACCAAGGCTTGCTGACCACTGCGCAGAACCACTCGTTGATTCATGCAGATAGTGATTACCCAAAACAAGACTGTAGAGACAAGAATCAGAAAGACGGCAGTGAAACTCACGATGAGACCTCAGATGGCTCAAAGGACAATTGGAAAAGAGATGGAGGCCAGAAACAAGATGGAGGACTCAACAATGTCCAAAGCCAGTGGTCCGAGCCTACTTCCAGTTCCAGTAGTAATATTAGCCAGCCATCTGAGAGCACTGGGCGCACCTTGACTCGCAGAACTGGTCCCATCAAGAAACCAGTACTCAAGGCTCTCAAAGTCGAAGATAAAGAGAATGAGAAGCCTAAACCTGAGCCCGAGGAGAAGCCTGTCCCTTACCGCTTGGAGAAAGAAGTCCTGACTAATGTTTACGACTTGAAGAAAGATAGCCAGCCTGCCAGCAACCGGCGTTCAGCATCACCCATTGTTGAGAAACAGCATGAAGAGAGGCAGCGGCAGTCACCAGCTCCCACCAAAATCGACAGGCCTCTGAGCACCCATAGTGATGACTCTCCCAAAGAGAGCGCATGGGACATTGGCAAGAACCAGTCACCTAGAGAAAGCCAGGAAATTCAGGAGCCTCAAGCACCACGGCGCAATAACTGGATCTTCATTGATGAAGAACAGGCCTTTGGTGCAGTCAGGGGAACAGGTAGAGGCCGCAGTCGAGGATTTAGGGAATTTAGCTCAAGAGGTGGAACCCGTGGTGGCCGAGTTGGAGACAATCTCAGGGGGGcttataacaacaataacaacagcagTGGTGCTCAGCGGACCGGCAGAGGCAGAGCATCTAGGGACCTTGTCAAGGTGGAGGAGTTCCAGAGGGGCAAGCCTCGCAGGCGCAATGTCAGTGAGACCTTAAGTGAAACCTCTGAGTATGAGGAACTGCCCAAGAGGCGCCGAGAGAAGGGATCTGAAAATGGAGACGGTTACACAGAGTCTGGAGAAGTCCGTAAGGCTGATAGAGACTCTTGGAGATCCAACAAGGTGTACACCGATGACCAGACAGCCGCAGATTCCAGAGAAAAGACCAAGGCCAGCCGGGGTTTCGGAGGTCGCATGCTCCCTCCCAGGCTGAACACCCCTGGAAGTTACAGTCGAGGCTTTGGAGGTCCCAGGGACATTTCTACATGGAGAGGCCGTGGGCCCCAGTTTAGTAGCACTGGTGGCTCCATGCAAGAAAATGGTTATGTTCCTGGAGCTGAGACGACTTACTCCCGCAGACCCCCTCCTGTTGAACGTGAGACTCTTAAGTACCCACCTAAATTCACTGGCTCCTTCATGGAAAatggcacagaggaaggagaATACTACTTTGACAATGACAACCCCGATAGGCAGATGTTACGAAGACGGCGTCCACCCCGTCAAGACAAGCCTCCACGCTTCCGTCGTCTACAACAACCTGAACCTGGCTCAAACCAGTGGACAAGTGATGAGTACATAAATGGAGACTTGGCTAACCCCTGGCCTGGTCGCCCTAAAGGCAGTGGGGAAGACAACTGGCCCAGTGGCCACTACCCTGGTGGACGCCCAAGCCAGCCTGGTCAGGCAGAGGAATGGGAGACTGGATCAGAGAACAGCGACTTTGACTGGAGGGAGAAGCGAGGTGGAAGTGGAGCCGCAGCTCCACAAGGACATGGTGATGTTCCCTCAGACCCTGGCCATAGTGAGCCAGGCTCTGGCGAGAAGAGGGAACTTTGCAAGAGAAGCTTCTCTAGCCAGAGACCATTGGTGGAACGGCAGAACAGGAAAGGAGAGCCATCACTGCTAGAAGTGAGCAAGATGGGACGTACTCCTGATAatcccgcctcctcctccaacagGAGTGACAGTTGGCAGAATGGAGGGACTTCTTGTAAAAG CAGAAACCCAGATGAGTCGGGCCCAGTCTACAGCATAGAGCAACCAGAGGAGCGGGAGCCCAATGAACCCTCAGGGAAGAAATTTGATAAGGAACTGAAACAAGGATCTATCAGGACGGACATAACTGAACCTCTGTCCCAATATGAGCTCAGCGGCTACCCAA TTGAGGGGGATTCAGGGGGACCAGTTTCAAATCCAGATGGATACCAGGATGCCTTGTCCAAAAAGCAAAGACGCCCACAGGAGGATgataggaggaggaaggagcaggGATCTGCT GTTCCAGTGAAGAACAGGACAATTGCATCCAAGATACCACCACGCTTTGCAAAAAAGCAGGGAAGCATGAGCATTGAACAACCTGAGGAGGCGCTGTCTTCCAACAACCTGGGAACCGAAATCTGGGAGACCAACAGCTCCG CTCTTTCAGTACAGTCCTCAGGGGGAGACTCGTGGACTAAGCAGGTGTCTTACACTGGGAGCGAGCCCAACTCTGAG GACTCTGATGCTGGTCCAGAGCAGAGTAAAGAACAGCACAAGCCAGGGCCCATTGGAAATGAACGCTCCCTAAAGCACCGCAAGGGATCAGAAGGTGTTGATCGGCTGGAAGGTGGCCCGATAACGCCAGTCAATGGCGTGGACCTCCATGTGGACACTGCGCTGCCTGTGCCTCCTATTGAGTTTGGTGTCAGTGCCAAGGACTCTGATTTCAGCCTACAGCCGGGCTCCACCCCAGTTCCCCTGTCCAATCCTGTACACAAGCTTCAGGATGCACTTATTACCAAT ACTGCTCTCAACCAGGGTATCCCCATGCTGCGTTCCAACCACCTGCAGCCTGGCATGAACCTCAACCCCATGTCCTTCCCCAGTGCTGACCTCACTCTCAAG atGGAATCCGCACGCAAAGCGTGGGAGAACTCCCAGTCTCTACCCGAACAGGGCTCTCCCGGCGGCGTTGCTTCCGGTATTCAGCCCCCATGCAGCATTGGCTCCTCCAGTGGTGTTAGCTACAGTTCTTTTGGAGGGGTTTCAATGCCTCCAATGCCTGTGGCATCAGTAGCACCTTCCATGTCCATGCAAG GTAGTCATATTCCCCCGTTGTATCTGGATGCTCATGTTTTTCCTAGCCAGACCCGCCTTGTACCTCCCAGCATGAGCCAGCAGCAGACCTACCAACAG GCAGCTGCAGCCCAGCAGATTCCCATCTCTTTACACACGTCTCTTCAGGCTCAGGCTCAGTTGGGGCTTCGGGGAGGTCTACCCGTCTCTCAGTCCCAAGAGATGTTCAACTCTATTTCCTCCTTCAG GTCCCAGGTTTACATGCACCCCAACCTGTCTCAGCCCAGCCCCATGGTGCTGTCAGGCGGAGCCCCTCTCAAGGGGCCCTACTCAGCTTTCCCTGGCATGCAGCCCTCAGACATGGTCAAGACACAGTCAGGCTCCCACTATCAGCCCATGAATGGCAGCCAGCAGCTAGTCTATGACGGCCAGATGAACCAAGGGCCTGGTATGGGTTCTTCCCAGCTAATGGACTCTCAGCTCATCCAG GTGACCATGCCCCTACCTGGCTCTCAGCTGCGCTATGGCTCTGCTCAGCAGCATCTCATCCTCCCACAGTCGATCCAGCTGCAGCAGGGTCAGAACCTGTCAGTTGGTGGCCCCCGCCGAATGATGCCACCTGGTTCCCAGCCTGCGGTCATGACTGGCAGTCGAGAG GGCTCACAGATGGAAATGAAAGGCTATCAGTTTGCTGAGAAGCCCAATCATTCCCAAGGCATGTCTGGACCCTACAG GCCTGGGTCTGCCAGTCCCATTGGGAAGCCCTCTGGTCCTGGGGGGCCTGTAGGCCCATTGCCTCCACATTATGCTCAGcag GTCCCAACTGTTCAGGGCAGCATGGTGATGCACATGCGCCCACCCCCCACTGGCCCTTTCCCCAACCCCATTCAGAGACCAGTCATGCAGCTCAACAAGCCTGTCCTCATCCGCCCCCCCCCTTACCCCAATCCTGGCCGTGACCTTTCCCACTCCACCCCTCCCTCGGTCCCCGAGCCCCCTAATAAAGGGCCAGAGGATGGCATGAAG AATAAAACCATGCGAGAATTGCGCAAGGCAGTGGGTGAGGGCAAGACACCATCTGGGGGCATGACCAGCAAACTCCAGGAGCCCCTACCCTCCACGGGGCAAGCCAAACCAGCACGCTCGGGAGCCATCAAACCCCAGGCTGTCAAAGTAGAGGAGGCGAGGCATAACAATGGACTTTAA